TTGTGAAGGCAACGATCGGCGAGCCACAATCTGTCAGCGACGGCTGACCGCGTTAAAGAAAGAACTGCTCAAAATATGACATCGGCTCCCGCACCGAATTTGCCCTTACCGGCCCGGCGTCGACCCAAAGCCGGGCTGTGGATTGCGCTGATGGCCCTCGGTTTCGCGGTGATTCTGCTCGCGCCGACGCCGGCAGGCATGAAGCCCGAAGCTCACCGACTGGTTGCTGTTACGTTTCTCATGGCGGGCTTGTGGGTCACTCAGGCAGTGCCGCTGGCCGCCACGAGTTTGCTGCCGCTGGCCCTGTTTCCCCTGCTGGGAATTCAGGCGGCGCCGGACGTCAGCAAGGCGTTCATCAATCACTACGTGTTTCTGTATCTCGGCGGCTTCGTGATCGCACTCAGCATCGAACGCTGGAATCTGCATCGCCGCATCGCGCTGAATATTGTGAACATCGTCGGCGCGAAGCCTCGTCAGCTGGTGCTCGGTTTCCTGCTGGCGACGGCAGGCTTATCGATGTGGATCAGTAACACGGCTTCCACACTGCTCATGCTGCCGATCGCGATTGCGCTGCTGAAAACGATGGAAGACGAAGACACTGCGCGGGATTCGGACCAGCCCAACATTCTGGCGGTGCCGCTTTTGCTGGCGATCGCGTACGCAGCAAGCATTGGCGGCATGACCACCATTGTCGGCACGCCGACCAATAATGCGGCCGTGGGCATCTATCGCAGATTGGTGCCGGAGGGCGATGAAATCAGCGTCGCCAAATGGATGATCGCCTGCGTGCCAATCGGCGTGCTGTACCTTGGCATTGCCTGGCTGGTGCTGACGTGGAAACTACCTCGCCGAACCGATCGTGACGCGGCCATGAAAGATCAACTGTCGACGCGCCTGAAGAATCTGGGCCGGATGACGGCTGCCGAAGCTCGAGTGCTTGCGGTGTTCGCTGCGACGGCGGTGTTGTGGATCTTTCGCAACCCGCTGGAATTCGGCGGCGTCCAGCTTCTGCCGGGCTGGTCGGAACTGGTACCGCGCTGGTTTGAATGGATGGGGCACACGGCGGCTGAAGGTGAAGTCAACTTAAAGGCATTTATCAACGATTCAACCGTCGCCATCGTGCTGGCCGTTTTGCTGTTCTTTCTGCCTTCAGGCACAAAGACGGCGGAAGGTGATGCGATTCCATTGATGGACTGGGACACCGCGAAAAAGTTGCCGTGGGATATTATGCTGCTGTTCGGCGGTGGGTTTGCTCTGGCCGGAGCCTTCGACCAATCGGTGACCGGGCTGGCGGGTTGGATCGGCGATGCTCTGGAAGGCCCGCTGCAAGATCAGCCGGCGTGGGTTGTCATTGCGGTAACCTGTTTTCTGATGACCTTCCTGACGGAATTTACCAGTAACGTCGCCACGGTCAGCACAATTCTGCCGTCGCTGTTGTTGATGGCGGACCCACTTGGCATGGACTCACGTCTGCTGATGATCCCGGCGACTTTGGCGACGAGCTGTGCGTTTATGCTGCCGATCGCCACGCCTCCGAACGCGATCGTGTTTGGTTCGGGACGGATACAGGTCCGAGACATGGTGCGTTACGGTTTGCTGTTGAACCTTGTCGGCGTGCCGATTTTGACTGCCAGCACTTACCTTCTAATCAAGCCGCTGATGGGAATCCCGTGACCAGCAGCCGCGAAGAATCTGTTGATAAACGGCTGACGGTGACGTGGCTGCAATGGCTGCTGGCCGCTGTGATTGGCAGCGCCTTGTCGCTGGGAACATGGTGGGGGCTGGCGACGGGCGGTGGGCTTGTCGGCGGCGATACGTACACCTACTTCATGCCGCAGAAAGTCGTGCTGGCGGAAGCATTTGCCAACGGCGAGATCCCGTTGTGGCACAATCTGACCGGCCTGGGGTACCCGCTTCATGCCGAAAGCCAAGCGGGAGTCTTCTATCCGTCGAACCAGATTCTGTACCGTGTTTTTGACATCAACACGGCTTACAACGTCAGCATTTTGATGCACTACGCGCTGGCCTTTGTCTTCGCGTGGCGGTTTGTGCGTTGCCAGAAGGTGACTCAATGGCCCGCGTTGCTGGCTGCCGCGATCTACGTTTACGGCTGGTTTCCGGCTCGGGTTTCGCTCGAATGGAGCATCATCGGCGGCCTGTGGTTACCACTGTGTTTGTGGCAGACAGACCGTTTGATCGAACGTGCGTCGTGGCGACGGTTTTCGGTGTTGGCGTTGTGCCTTGGCTGCCACCTGCTGGCAGGACACTTCGCGCTGGCGTTTATCTGCCAGTTAACGCTGGTCGGCTACGCGGCGTTGAAGCTGTTTTTCTGTCGGTCCCAGCCGGACCAATCGACGGGAACAGAGCAGCCGCCGGAACAGCCTTCTGGCCGAGCTGCCGTGCCATCGCCGGTGAAGCCGGTAGCCATGGTTATCGCCGCCATTTTTTCGGGGCTGGCGGTCGCATCGGTTCAGTTGTTGCCGACGTATGAGCTCAAGCAAAACAGTCAGCGTGAAGGCGTTGAAAAAGAATTCAACCCGGCGTACGGTCACATGCCGCCGCTGTACGTGAGTCAACTGGTGGCTTCGTGGTGGTATTGGCACACGCCGGAAATCATCGTGTCGCGTCAGATGCGAGACACGCCAGGCACCATCGATGCGGAAACGAATGCTGTCGAAGCTCATCTGTATTTGGGACTCTTTCCACTGCTGCTGCTTTGCTTGTTGCTCAACAAACAGTTCCGTCAGGGCATGGATCGGCCGGCATTGAAGATCTGGGGGTGTCTTTCGTTGGCCGCCTTGTTGTATGCGACCGGCTGGTTAATGCCGGTCACGCGCCACCTGCCGGGATTTGCTTTCTTTATGGGGCCCGGGCGATACACGATTGTCGCAGCGATGGGCGGCAGTATTTTAGTGGCGTTGTCGCTGGACCAACTGCTAAGTCGCTCATCGGCCGCGATGCGCGTCGTGACTGTCATCGCGATCGGGCTGATCACCTTGCCGGATTTAGCGTGGTCGTCGAATGTGGTGACGAATGCCGTCGTCGTCGAACGTCCGCCGATGACTTTGGTGGACCAAAGTTGGCTGGAAGAAACGCTACAGGACGAAACAGCATCGATGCCTCGGCTGTTGGCCCCCGGCCCCAACCTTTGCAACCTGCTGGGGACCAGTTGCGTGCCACAATATCTTGGCATCGGGCCAGCGGTTTACTACACCGACGCTCTGCAACCGCCGACGGGACCGTCCAATGAGGACGACGAGTTTCCTTCGGCGGAACAGCTGGTGCAGCTAGAGTCGTTGGGAATCACTCATATTGTCACACTGGATCAGCTCCGCCGTCCGGCCGATGCGATTGAACTCGTCAACGCTGCTCCGGACGCCATTTTAAACACCGTCTGGGGCCGCGGACGCGATTCCTGTTTTCTGTACCGCGTGGTGTCGATCCCTCAGCGGCACGCTGTCGAACCAGCGGCGGCGTTGACTTCGTTCGAACTACTGACGGCTGAACCCGGCCGCGTAATTTTCGAAGTTAATCTTGCGGATGCTGCTGAAGTTTCGTGGCGAGAACTTATGTACCCCGGCTGGCGGGTTACCGTCGACGGACGCGAGGCCGAGCCTACAGAAGGGCTGATGCGAACGGTCCGTCTGGACAGCGGTCGCCACACGGTGGAATGGCGTTACTGGCCGTCAAGTTTTATGTACGGCGCAGCCTTCAGCGGGCTGACGTTGCTTCTGCTGATTTTCGCAGCCGTACGTCCTTCGCGCCGAAACTGATGGACGCGGTCCGTCGGTTGGTCGCCGTTGGATGGCATTCCACAGTTGAGCGGTCCAGTGGCGATTCGCGGCGTTCTTTCCACTCAGAATCGAGTTGCCGCAACTGCAGGCAGAAACCGCCTTCGCGTGTGGCGTCCGGCATGTTTCGCTTGCCAAAACGCTGGTTCGGGGAAATCCCGGCAGGCTTTCTACGGGCCGGTTCAATTAGGATAGGCGCTGAACTGGCAGATTTGATACGCTTCTGCCGATTGATCTAGTTGAAGGCATCGTTGTTGTTGTCACGGATATCGACCAACACACTTCAATACACGTCGGCATGGAGGCCATGATGGGGTTGGAGAAACTCAAACGCACAGTCGCAGCCAAAAGCGCTGCGGAAGAACTCGCCCTGCGAACTCAAATTCGCTGGCTAATCCGACGCGACATGGATGAGGTTCTGGAGATCGAAAGATCCAGTTTCGAATTTCCATGGACCGAAGAAGAATTCCTGACTTGCCTGCGTCAGCGCAACTGCATCGGGACTGTCGCCGAACTCGACCATGAGATCGTCGGTTTCATGATCTACGAGCTGCATCAGTCGATGCTGCGGATTCTGAATTTTTCTGTGTCTCCGAATTGCCGCCGTCGCGGCGTCGGGCAGCAGATGGTTCAGCGCTTGATCGACAAGTTGTCGCAACAGCGTCGCCGCGAAATCGTGCTGGAAGTTCGCGAAACAAACCTCGACGCTCAGTTGTTCTTCGCGAACAGCGGCTTCAAGGCTCTTTCCGTTCTGCGAAATCACTACGACGACACTTGTGAAGATGCGTACTATATGCGGTATTCACTGAAGTCTGCCGTACACGAATCATTCCAGCCGACGAATCGTCTTTCCGAATACGACGCTGCGTAGTTCGGGAACGCGACTGTTGAAGTGGCGAGAGAAGATATTGGGATCGCAGGGCCTGCCGAAGGTGCCACGTTTCAAAATTTGTTTTCGTCGTGCAAAACAATGTAGATTGGTCGGTTAACAGGCCGATCCTTTAGTCGAGAACAAATCAGGCATTTCGGTTTACCCCGACGGAGGTCTCAAATTATTTGCGTAGGCCCGGACCAACTAAGAGTGCGTGCTATGCACGACTCGGTCTTCGCCTTACTCGCTGCGTCTCCACCGTCGCAGTATCCGGAATGCCTGACTTTACAAAGGACCGTGTGAGACTCGTTCTCCCACGGTCTTTTTTTTGTGCGCCAACGCAGGTATCAAAAGTCTGCATCCGGACTTGGAATCTCTACCGGCGAATGCAGCTTCGCAGACCGTTCTGCGGCTTCCATCACTGTCACCGCCTTCGCGGCATCCAGTGGTGTTGAAACCGTCGGCGCCGTGTTGGTGCGGACGCAGTTTGCGAAGTACGCCAGTTGTTCGGCCAATGCACCCACACGGCGGCCATGCTGCTCCGGCCAGTAAACGGTGTCTCGCATCTTGATGCCGTCCGCATTCACCATTTGGAACCCGGTTTCCGAACAGTCCACCGTCAACATTCCGTCCGTGCCGATCACTTCGATCTTCGCATCGATGACGGTGGAAACGTTTTCCGGAAGACACCACACTGTTTCGATCACACCAACCGCTGCGTCGCCGAATTCGAGCATGGCCCAGCCAACGTCGGCATAGCGGAAGTCAGAGGCACGAACATTTCGAGCGTAGACTCGTGTTGGCATCTGGTTCATAAACCACAGCATCAGATCAGCATCGTGAATGCCGTCGCCCATCAGGGGCGAGATCTTGTCCAGCCGAATGTGTCCCGGTGCTCGCGGCAGATTGCGTTTTGCGTGCATGGACACAATGCGGCCGATCGCACCATCGCGAATCGAACGTTCTGCAAGGCTGGCTCGAGGATCAAACCGGCAGACGTGGCCCACCATTAAAAAGCCGGGCGAATCAGCAGCCAACGCTACAAGTTCCCGGCACTGTTCCGACGTTTCCGCCATTGGCTTTTCCAGAAACACGTGCTTGCCGGCCTCTAACGCGGCTTTTGCGATCGAAAAGTGCTGCTGCCAATGAGTCGTGATGCTGACAGCATCGACTCTGTTGTCCTGCAACAGGTCTCGATAGTCGCAGGTCGCGGACGTTTCAGGATACGCGGACGCGGCGGCGGCCAGTTTTTCCGGATCGTGGTGACAAACGGCGGCCAATTCGCTGCCGTACAAAGACTGAACGGTTTGGGCGTGGATGGCGCCAAATCGCCCAATTCCGATAATTCCCCATCGGACGCTTTTCAGCATGAAATCAGGACTCCTTTGGCGCATGTTGGGTGAAAATTCGTATCCCAATTTGTTGTGGTGCGAAAATCGGCCTTCCGAGTGGACGCGATCAGCTATCCGACGCATAATTCTGCCACGGCGGCCGGACTGTCGCAATCAAGGGCCAATTAATGGGTTACGACGGATCATGATGAAGCAAGAAGACTTACAGCAGTTTCGAGATATCCTGCGAGCCATGCAGGCACGCGTTCGTGAGGACGTGGACCAGCTGGAAGAGGAAGCGTTTTCGTCTAAAGGAAATGGCGACCACGGTTCGTCCAACCATATGGCGGAAATGGGGTCGGACGCGTGGGACGTCGACTTTTCGCTAAGAATGGTGGAAAATGACGAAGAGTTTCTGAAAGAGATCTCGACGGCGTTAAGCAAAATCGACAAAGCTACGTTCGGTTTGTGCGAAATGTGTCTGGAATCGGGTAAGTCTGAGGCCAAATCCCGTATTCCCAAAGCGAGGCTGAAAGCCGTTCCGTACGCGCGCAATTGCGTGGACTGCGAACGTGAACGAGAAACCGAAAACTCATGAACAGATTGCCGCGAAATCGAGCCGTTGTTTTTGGAATCATCACGGCGTCGATGCTGGCGGTTGATTTGTGGTCCAAGACAGCGGCTTTCACCGCGTTCCCTCTGCGCAATGGCGGGCCATGGTTGATTGATTCAACGGCCGTTCGGTTCCGTTTTTTCACCAGCCTGAATGAAGGCGCGCTGTGGGGATTTGGCCAGGGGTTCGCCTGGGCCTTTGCTCTGTTAAGTGTCGCTGCGTTTGTCGGTGTGCTGTACTGGCTGTTCGTGATGAAAGCGGCCGAAAGTTTGTGGCTGACAATTTCGCTGGCATTCGTGTCTGCCGGCACGCTGGGAAACCTGTACGATCGCCTCGGCCTGCATGGTATTCGCCTGCCCGGTCAGGATCAGCCGATTCAAGCGGTTCGCGACTTCTTTCATTTTCAGTTCGGCGGCACTGTTCAGAACCCTGGACTCGATTGGGCCATCTTTAACGTGGCCGACATCTGCCTTGTTTGCGGAGCCGGCATGCTGATGATCCAGTCACTGTTTGCCCCGCCTGAACCGACAACTCAGCCCGTCCGTACGGAATCGTAGATCATTCCGACTTGCTCCACTTCGGATCGCCTGCATCAACGGGTAGCGCCGCGTTCCACTGCATCACCTGCTTGTGCAACTGGTCCGCTTCAGCCTTGTGCTGGTCGATCACGTTTCGCGTTTCTGAAACGTCAGCACTCAGGTTGTACAACTGCCGATCGCTGCCATCGTAATTTACGTAATACTTCCAGACGCCGCGAAGTACGGCGAGGTCCGGATTGTCCTGTTGTTTCGTTCCCGGCCGATCAGGCGGCCGTCGCCAGAAGATTGGTGCTTTGCGGCTTTGCTGTTGGCTGCCCAGCAAAGTGGCGGCCAGGTCTTCGCCGTCAAATTCGATGTCTGCGGGCGGTGCCGTCTTTGTGATTGCGTACAGCGAGCGGTTAACGTCGATCGCAGACAGTACGCTGCTTTCGTTAACCGACCCAGCGGCGTCATCCGCCAGCAAACCCGGCCCCCACACGATCAACGGCGACCTCACTCCGCCTTCGTACAGCCACGTCTTTGCACCACGAAGAGGCGCCGCAGTTCCCGCTCCTTCTTCGTGTCCGTTGTCGGACATAACAAGAATAAGTGAGTTGTCCCGCAACGCCGCATCGTTACGGATTCGGTCAAA
This DNA window, taken from Fuerstiella marisgermanici, encodes the following:
- a CDS encoding SLC13 family permease, translated to MALGFAVILLAPTPAGMKPEAHRLVAVTFLMAGLWVTQAVPLAATSLLPLALFPLLGIQAAPDVSKAFINHYVFLYLGGFVIALSIERWNLHRRIALNIVNIVGAKPRQLVLGFLLATAGLSMWISNTASTLLMLPIAIALLKTMEDEDTARDSDQPNILAVPLLLAIAYAASIGGMTTIVGTPTNNAAVGIYRRLVPEGDEISVAKWMIACVPIGVLYLGIAWLVLTWKLPRRTDRDAAMKDQLSTRLKNLGRMTAAEARVLAVFAATAVLWIFRNPLEFGGVQLLPGWSELVPRWFEWMGHTAAEGEVNLKAFINDSTVAIVLAVLLFFLPSGTKTAEGDAIPLMDWDTAKKLPWDIMLLFGGGFALAGAFDQSVTGLAGWIGDALEGPLQDQPAWVVIAVTCFLMTFLTEFTSNVATVSTILPSLLLMADPLGMDSRLLMIPATLATSCAFMLPIATPPNAIVFGSGRIQVRDMVRYGLLLNLVGVPILTASTYLLIKPLMGIP
- a CDS encoding YfhO family protein, which gives rise to MTSSREESVDKRLTVTWLQWLLAAVIGSALSLGTWWGLATGGGLVGGDTYTYFMPQKVVLAEAFANGEIPLWHNLTGLGYPLHAESQAGVFYPSNQILYRVFDINTAYNVSILMHYALAFVFAWRFVRCQKVTQWPALLAAAIYVYGWFPARVSLEWSIIGGLWLPLCLWQTDRLIERASWRRFSVLALCLGCHLLAGHFALAFICQLTLVGYAALKLFFCRSQPDQSTGTEQPPEQPSGRAAVPSPVKPVAMVIAAIFSGLAVASVQLLPTYELKQNSQREGVEKEFNPAYGHMPPLYVSQLVASWWYWHTPEIIVSRQMRDTPGTIDAETNAVEAHLYLGLFPLLLLCLLLNKQFRQGMDRPALKIWGCLSLAALLYATGWLMPVTRHLPGFAFFMGPGRYTIVAAMGGSILVALSLDQLLSRSSAAMRVVTVIAIGLITLPDLAWSSNVVTNAVVVERPPMTLVDQSWLEETLQDETASMPRLLAPGPNLCNLLGTSCVPQYLGIGPAVYYTDALQPPTGPSNEDDEFPSAEQLVQLESLGITHIVTLDQLRRPADAIELVNAAPDAILNTVWGRGRDSCFLYRVVSIPQRHAVEPAAALTSFELLTAEPGRVIFEVNLADAAEVSWRELMYPGWRVTVDGREAEPTEGLMRTVRLDSGRHTVEWRYWPSSFMYGAAFSGLTLLLLIFAAVRPSRRN
- the rimI gene encoding ribosomal protein S18-alanine N-acetyltransferase, whose amino-acid sequence is MDEVLEIERSSFEFPWTEEEFLTCLRQRNCIGTVAELDHEIVGFMIYELHQSMLRILNFSVSPNCRRRGVGQQMVQRLIDKLSQQRRREIVLEVRETNLDAQLFFANSGFKALSVLRNHYDDTCEDAYYMRYSLKSAVHESFQPTNRLSEYDAA
- a CDS encoding Gfo/Idh/MocA family protein, whose translation is MLKSVRWGIIGIGRFGAIHAQTVQSLYGSELAAVCHHDPEKLAAAASAYPETSATCDYRDLLQDNRVDAVSITTHWQQHFSIAKAALEAGKHVFLEKPMAETSEQCRELVALAADSPGFLMVGHVCRFDPRASLAERSIRDGAIGRIVSMHAKRNLPRAPGHIRLDKISPLMGDGIHDADLMLWFMNQMPTRVYARNVRASDFRYADVGWAMLEFGDAAVGVIETVWCLPENVSTVIDAKIEVIGTDGMLTVDCSETGFQMVNADGIKMRDTVYWPEQHGRRVGALAEQLAYFANCVRTNTAPTVSTPLDAAKAVTVMEAAERSAKLHSPVEIPSPDADF
- a CDS encoding TraR/DksA family transcriptional regulator, which encodes MMKQEDLQQFRDILRAMQARVREDVDQLEEEAFSSKGNGDHGSSNHMAEMGSDAWDVDFSLRMVENDEEFLKEISTALSKIDKATFGLCEMCLESGKSEAKSRIPKARLKAVPYARNCVDCERERETENS
- a CDS encoding signal peptidase II, whose protein sequence is MNRLPRNRAVVFGIITASMLAVDLWSKTAAFTAFPLRNGGPWLIDSTAVRFRFFTSLNEGALWGFGQGFAWAFALLSVAAFVGVLYWLFVMKAAESLWLTISLAFVSAGTLGNLYDRLGLHGIRLPGQDQPIQAVRDFFHFQFGGTVQNPGLDWAIFNVADICLVCGAGMLMIQSLFAPPEPTTQPVRTES